A region of Maridesulfovibrio sp. DNA encodes the following proteins:
- a CDS encoding transporter substrate-binding domain-containing protein has product MAEQYPPYSYREDGATKGLFVELVRRIQVKLGEKPAEISFYPWARGYEMLKGGVGDILLPMCMTSERSALFKFVGPVFWDDVYFYRRKGSSIDLKGLDDARKVGKIAVTRFDVYHQNLVAMGYTNLDVSSAQKCDFLKLMRGRVDLVPMGRKAISYFFEHNPELDLNQLERVGPSVFFTTNYIAFALKTPDELILKWQAALDELKAEGEWQKIADKYFPPERLN; this is encoded by the coding sequence ATGGCGGAACAATATCCTCCGTACAGTTATCGGGAGGATGGTGCTACAAAGGGTCTTTTCGTTGAACTTGTGCGCCGGATTCAGGTGAAGCTTGGCGAGAAGCCGGCTGAGATAAGTTTTTATCCTTGGGCGCGCGGATATGAAATGCTGAAGGGCGGGGTTGGAGATATCCTTTTACCAATGTGCATGACTTCGGAGCGTTCGGCGCTCTTTAAATTTGTAGGCCCTGTTTTTTGGGATGACGTTTATTTCTACAGGAGGAAAGGAAGTTCCATTGATTTAAAGGGGCTTGATGATGCGAGAAAGGTTGGTAAAATTGCTGTAACAAGGTTTGATGTTTATCATCAGAATCTGGTTGCTATGGGATACACCAATCTTGACGTAAGCTCGGCTCAGAAGTGTGATTTTTTAAAACTGATGCGGGGCCGGGTGGACCTTGTGCCCATGGGGAGAAAAGCGATTTCATATTTTTTTGAACACAACCCTGAGCTTGATCTGAACCAGCTGGAAAGGGTTGGCCCTTCTGTTTTTTTTACCACGAACTATATCGCTTTTGCATTAAAGACCCCAGATGAGCTTATTCTGAAATGGCAGGCAGCTCTGGACGAGTTGAAAGCGGAAGGGGAATGGCAGAAAATAGCGGATAAATATTTCCCGCCTGAAAGGTTGAACTGA
- a CDS encoding NifU family protein codes for MLDKVEAALNKVRPLLQADGGNVELVEVTDKGIAKVRLQGACKGCPMSQITLRNAIERTLLKEIPELKGVEPAE; via the coding sequence ATGCTCGATAAAGTCGAAGCCGCTCTTAACAAGGTCAGACCTCTTCTTCAGGCTGACGGCGGCAACGTAGAACTCGTTGAGGTAACAGACAAAGGCATCGCCAAAGTGCGCCTTCAGGGTGCCTGCAAAGGCTGTCCCATGTCCCAGATCACCTTGAGAAACGCCATTGAGCGTACCTTGCTCAAGGAGATTCCCGAGCTCAAAGGCGTAGAGCCTGCTGAATAG
- a CDS encoding gamma-glutamyltransferase family protein: protein MSTYEIYNYTKPAFTFNSRRSPVYATKGIVASSQPLATEAGLEILRAGGNAADAAIAVAAALAVVEPCSTGLGGDAFALFYNAADKKVTALNGSGKSARNISLKKISSMGITGALPMRHAMTVNVPGAMALWADLLEQHGSQPLSTVLGPAIRYAMQGFPVSPVTARLWAEGAEILQHSPGGEQLLLQGKAPRCGEIMLNRNLGLTLARLADCTPEKAKGLFYQGTIAEKIIKAVRDNGGFLSEMDMGSHAGIFQESISVNYRGYEIHECPPNGQGLAALLALNTLTEIDVAGLGTPDSPECLHHLIEAMRLAFADARRHVADPQQYFPPLEKLLSPSYGAQRASLILPDRAETENVSGVPVNSSDTVYFCVVDKDGNGCSMVNSNYMGFGTGIVPDGLGFSLQNRGHNFSLDPDHPNVLAGGKRSYHTIIPGICLREDKSLHSTFGVMGGFMQPQGHMQVISAMLDDGADPQEALNRLRFCIEPGEAGGKVCLEEGLPIETVDKLTAMGHATEIRGGYKRTLFGRGQIIVRNQDNGILCAGCDPRSDGYAAGLC from the coding sequence ATGTCTACCTATGAAATATACAACTATACAAAACCTGCCTTCACCTTCAATTCCCGCCGCTCCCCAGTATACGCTACTAAAGGAATTGTTGCCTCAAGCCAGCCGCTGGCCACTGAAGCCGGACTGGAAATTCTTCGTGCCGGGGGCAATGCCGCAGATGCCGCTATTGCCGTAGCCGCTGCCCTTGCCGTGGTGGAACCATGCAGTACAGGCCTTGGGGGAGATGCTTTCGCACTCTTTTACAATGCGGCAGATAAAAAAGTTACCGCTTTGAACGGATCAGGTAAATCGGCCCGGAACATTTCGCTTAAAAAAATATCCTCCATGGGAATTACCGGCGCTCTTCCCATGCGCCACGCCATGACCGTAAATGTTCCCGGAGCCATGGCTCTCTGGGCTGATCTGTTAGAACAGCACGGCAGCCAGCCTCTTTCCACTGTACTCGGCCCGGCCATCCGTTATGCCATGCAGGGCTTTCCGGTCAGTCCGGTGACAGCCCGTCTCTGGGCTGAAGGAGCTGAAATTCTGCAGCACAGTCCCGGCGGAGAACAGCTGCTTTTGCAAGGTAAAGCACCCCGTTGCGGAGAAATTATGCTCAACCGCAATCTGGGACTGACTCTTGCCCGTCTGGCGGATTGCACCCCGGAAAAAGCAAAAGGACTTTTCTATCAGGGAACAATCGCTGAAAAAATAATCAAAGCAGTTCGCGATAACGGCGGTTTTCTTTCTGAAATGGATATGGGGTCCCATGCCGGTATATTTCAGGAATCCATCAGTGTTAATTACCGTGGGTATGAAATCCACGAATGCCCGCCCAACGGACAGGGGCTGGCAGCGCTTCTGGCCCTGAACACCCTTACAGAGATTGATGTCGCCGGGCTTGGCACCCCGGACTCGCCTGAATGCCTGCACCATCTCATCGAAGCCATGCGGCTGGCCTTTGCCGATGCGCGCCGACATGTAGCTGATCCGCAGCAATATTTTCCGCCGCTTGAAAAACTGCTCTCGCCTTCATACGGAGCCCAACGGGCCTCGCTGATTCTCCCGGATCGGGCCGAAACGGAGAACGTAAGCGGCGTGCCTGTCAACTCATCAGATACAGTCTACTTCTGCGTAGTGGATAAAGACGGTAACGGCTGTTCCATGGTCAATTCCAACTATATGGGCTTCGGAACCGGAATAGTACCGGACGGGCTTGGCTTCTCCCTGCAGAACCGAGGGCACAACTTCTCCCTCGACCCGGACCATCCCAATGTTCTGGCCGGGGGCAAACGCAGCTACCACACGATCATCCCCGGCATATGTCTGCGCGAGGACAAATCGCTGCACTCAACATTCGGGGTCATGGGCGGTTTCATGCAGCCCCAAGGACATATGCAGGTAATATCTGCCATGCTTGATGACGGAGCAGACCCGCAGGAAGCCCTGAACAGGCTGCGTTTCTGCATTGAACCGGGGGAAGCTGGCGGCAAGGTCTGCCTTGAGGAAGGACTGCCCATTGAAACAGTGGACAAACTGACCGCCATGGGCCACGCCACTGAAATACGCGGAGGATACAAGAGAACTCTTTTCGGGCGCGGACAGATAATTGTGCGCAATCAGGACAATGGTATTCTATGCGCAGGCTGCGACCCACGGTCTGACGGATATGCAGCAGGTCTTTGCTAA
- the rpmB gene encoding 50S ribosomal protein L28, whose translation MSQVCDICGKGPQTGNNVSHAHNKTKRRFMPNLQKVRTQLPSGEVKSIKACTRCIRSGAVVKPVAKK comes from the coding sequence ATGTCCCAGGTATGCGATATATGCGGTAAAGGTCCTCAGACTGGCAATAACGTTTCCCACGCTCACAACAAGACCAAGAGACGTTTCATGCCCAACCTGCAGAAAGTCCGCACTCAGCTTCCCAGCGGTGAAGTGAAAAGCATCAAAGCTTGCACCCGCTGCATCCGCTCCGGCGCTGTTGTTAAGCCCGTAGCTAAAAAGTAA
- the plsX gene encoding phosphate acyltransferase PlsX, translating to MPSIIPRIAVDAMGGDYGLSVIVPAAVNAAKTGLPITLVGDEHMIRSELEKLDTGSCAIDIVHASQVVTMEDKPADAMRKKKDSSIQVACRLVKEGKADGVVSAGNSGATVACGMFTIGRIKGVLRPGMAGILPTEKKPMVLLDVGANVDSKPEHLFQFGLMADVLARDVLGYKTPRIGLLTIGEEEGKGNSLVKTTYEMLKNSSLNFVGNIEGRDIFTGDVDIAVCDGFVGNVALKLAEGLATSFGSLLKGELKRDIVSKLGAMLAMKAFKRFSRLLDKSEYGGAPVLGLKGIVLVCHGKADSRAVEKAIEMAATFVKNDAVAHLKEGLAAHKEITAREF from the coding sequence ATGCCTAGCATAATACCCCGCATTGCCGTAGACGCCATGGGTGGCGATTACGGTCTTTCGGTTATAGTTCCCGCAGCGGTCAATGCCGCCAAAACGGGGCTCCCGATTACGCTGGTAGGTGATGAGCACATGATCCGGTCCGAGCTTGAAAAGCTTGATACCGGATCATGTGCTATTGATATTGTCCACGCTTCTCAGGTTGTCACAATGGAAGACAAGCCTGCCGACGCTATGCGCAAGAAGAAGGACTCATCAATTCAGGTCGCATGCAGACTGGTCAAGGAGGGCAAGGCCGACGGAGTCGTCAGTGCCGGAAACTCCGGGGCCACTGTCGCCTGCGGCATGTTTACCATCGGCCGGATCAAAGGTGTCCTGCGTCCGGGAATGGCCGGAATTCTGCCCACTGAAAAAAAACCCATGGTCCTACTTGATGTTGGTGCCAACGTAGATTCCAAGCCCGAACACCTCTTTCAGTTCGGCCTCATGGCCGACGTGCTTGCCCGAGACGTGCTGGGATACAAAACCCCGCGCATCGGTCTGCTGACCATCGGCGAAGAGGAAGGCAAAGGCAATTCACTGGTAAAAACCACCTACGAAATGCTCAAGAATTCTTCCCTGAATTTTGTGGGCAATATCGAAGGCCGTGATATTTTTACCGGAGATGTTGACATTGCCGTTTGTGACGGTTTCGTAGGAAACGTTGCACTCAAGCTGGCTGAGGGACTGGCTACCAGCTTCGGCAGCCTGCTGAAGGGAGAGCTCAAACGAGACATTGTTTCCAAATTGGGAGCCATGCTTGCAATGAAAGCTTTCAAAAGATTCAGCAGACTGTTAGATAAGTCTGAGTATGGCGGAGCTCCGGTTCTCGGATTGAAAGGAATTGTCCTTGTCTGCCACGGTAAAGCCGATTCCCGGGCAGTGGAAAAAGCCATTGAAATGGCTGCCACTTTTGTCAAAAACGATGCTGTCGCCCACCTGAAAGAAGGACTGGCCGCTCATAAGGAAATCACCGCACGCGAATTTTAG
- a CDS encoding TAXI family TRAP transporter solute-binding subunit, with amino-acid sequence MFKKFSCLVLTCMLCLTFTAAPSQASDNNLIIATATTGGTYYPVGVAIGTLVSIKLAQSEKITATAINSAGSGENIQMLKNKEADLAILQALFGLNAYKGEGPYKDKAFKGFRSITMLWENVEHFPLLNKYVKKGDISDLKGLDKKFSIGKRGSGTEGSGRTLLKLMGVDVSKDLVLEFLGYTPSAQAMMDGRIAGANIPAGPPAAAITQLYAQLGADDVSVLEFTDDQLAEIQKSYPIWSRYVIPAGTYPSQKKDIRTIAQPNFLACRADLPDEVVYKLTKTIYENLPFLNNIHKATKAMSLERATAGLPAPLHPGAEKYYREVGVIK; translated from the coding sequence ATGTTCAAAAAATTCTCATGCCTCGTGCTTACCTGTATGCTATGTCTGACCTTTACAGCCGCACCTTCACAGGCAAGTGACAACAACCTGATCATCGCCACCGCCACCACAGGCGGAACCTACTATCCGGTAGGCGTTGCCATTGGTACGCTGGTCAGCATCAAGCTCGCCCAATCCGAAAAAATCACCGCTACTGCCATCAACTCTGCAGGTTCCGGTGAAAACATTCAAATGCTTAAAAACAAGGAAGCGGACCTCGCTATCCTGCAGGCTCTCTTCGGCCTTAACGCATACAAAGGTGAAGGACCATACAAAGATAAAGCTTTCAAGGGATTCCGCTCCATCACCATGCTCTGGGAAAATGTTGAACACTTTCCGCTGCTGAATAAATATGTAAAAAAAGGTGACATCTCCGACCTCAAGGGGCTGGACAAGAAATTCTCCATCGGTAAACGAGGAAGCGGCACCGAAGGTTCAGGCCGCACCCTGCTCAAGCTGATGGGTGTTGATGTAAGCAAAGACCTTGTACTTGAGTTCCTCGGCTACACTCCTTCGGCTCAAGCCATGATGGATGGACGCATTGCCGGCGCCAACATCCCTGCAGGCCCTCCTGCAGCAGCAATCACCCAGCTCTACGCCCAGCTTGGCGCGGATGACGTATCCGTTCTGGAATTCACCGACGACCAGTTGGCGGAAATCCAGAAAAGCTACCCCATCTGGAGCCGCTACGTGATCCCCGCAGGGACCTATCCTTCACAGAAGAAAGACATCAGGACCATTGCCCAGCCCAACTTTCTGGCCTGCCGTGCTGATCTGCCCGATGAAGTGGTCTACAAACTTACCAAAACCATTTATGAAAACCTGCCTTTCCTGAACAACATCCACAAAGCCACAAAAGCAATGTCTCTTGAACGTGCTACCGCGGGGCTGCCCGCTCCTCTGCATCCGGGTGCTGAGAAATATTACCGTGAAGTCGGTGTGATTAAATAA
- a CDS encoding STAS/SEC14 domain-containing protein, translated as MITIMKESSGPMLAVTATGTVTGEDYTEVWIPALQKTISEFGKCNCLLYMDENFKGWDLKAMWEDTKFGFAHRNDFEKLSVVGGPSWVEWGTKVAGKLVSGEVKTYPAEELEAALKWTAE; from the coding sequence ATGATCACAATTATGAAAGAGAGCAGCGGTCCTATGCTGGCGGTGACAGCCACAGGTACGGTGACCGGCGAAGATTACACAGAAGTCTGGATTCCGGCATTGCAGAAAACAATCTCCGAATTCGGCAAGTGTAACTGCCTGCTTTACATGGATGAAAATTTTAAGGGCTGGGATTTGAAAGCCATGTGGGAAGACACCAAATTCGGATTTGCCCACCGTAATGACTTTGAAAAACTTTCTGTAGTCGGCGGCCCTTCATGGGTGGAATGGGGGACAAAAGTAGCCGGAAAACTGGTCAGTGGCGAGGTAAAAACCTATCCAGCTGAAGAGCTTGAAGCAGCTCTTAAGTGGACTGCAGAATAA
- the gltX gene encoding glutamate--tRNA ligase gives MAKTVTRFAPSPTGHLHIGGARTALFAWLLAKHDGGEFVLRIEDTDRERSKQEYTDAILASMKWLGMDWNDDPIYQSDRFDLYNSYIDQLLEEGKAYWCDCTPEQVDAMREKAMKEKRKPKYDGSCREKNLGPGENRVVRFKAPLEGRTSFTDMIKGPISVENAEMDDMILRRSDGSPTYNLAVVVDDHTMGVTSVLRGDDHVNNTPRQILIYQALGWDIPRFGHVPMILGPDKKKLSKRHGALSVMEYEKMGYLPEAVVNYLVRLGWSHGDQEIFSREELIELFNTDNLGNSPSVFDTKKLDWVNSEYIKTKAPADLIPGMRTFLPEGVDAEDAYLEKIIPLLQPRSTTYKDMADMCDFFLVDSAALEYDEKDVTKVLKPEAVEILKELTARIEADEEYSHDSLEAVCKGFLEEKELKFKAIGQPVRFALCGRTQSPGGLYDLMLVLGKDETIARMNRAVTLV, from the coding sequence ATGGCTAAAACCGTAACCAGATTCGCACCCAGTCCTACCGGGCATCTGCATATCGGCGGCGCACGCACCGCTCTTTTTGCATGGCTTCTTGCTAAACACGACGGCGGAGAATTCGTGCTGCGCATTGAAGACACTGACCGCGAACGCTCCAAGCAGGAATACACTGACGCCATCCTCGCTTCCATGAAATGGCTGGGCATGGACTGGAATGACGATCCCATCTACCAGAGTGACCGCTTCGACCTTTACAACAGCTACATCGACCAACTGCTGGAGGAAGGCAAAGCCTACTGGTGCGACTGCACTCCAGAGCAGGTTGACGCCATGCGCGAAAAGGCCATGAAAGAAAAACGCAAACCCAAGTACGACGGTTCATGCCGTGAGAAAAATCTCGGCCCCGGCGAAAACAGGGTAGTACGTTTCAAGGCCCCCCTTGAAGGACGCACCAGCTTCACAGATATGATCAAAGGCCCCATCAGCGTTGAAAATGCTGAAATGGACGATATGATTCTGCGCCGTTCCGACGGTTCGCCCACCTATAACCTCGCAGTTGTAGTGGATGACCACACCATGGGAGTAACCAGTGTGCTGCGTGGAGATGACCACGTGAACAACACTCCGCGCCAGATTCTGATTTATCAGGCTCTTGGCTGGGATATACCCAGATTCGGGCATGTTCCGATGATTCTCGGTCCGGACAAAAAGAAATTGTCTAAACGTCACGGCGCTCTTTCCGTAATGGAATATGAAAAAATGGGTTACCTGCCGGAAGCGGTAGTCAACTACCTCGTCCGTCTGGGCTGGTCCCACGGAGATCAGGAAATCTTCTCCCGCGAAGAACTGATCGAACTTTTCAACACAGACAACCTCGGCAACTCCCCGTCCGTTTTTGATACCAAAAAGCTGGACTGGGTTAACAGCGAATACATCAAAACCAAAGCTCCTGCTGATCTCATTCCCGGCATGCGGACTTTCCTGCCTGAAGGCGTAGACGCGGAGGACGCTTACCTCGAAAAAATCATCCCCCTGCTGCAGCCCCGCTCCACCACCTACAAGGATATGGCCGATATGTGCGACTTCTTCCTCGTAGACAGTGCTGCACTGGAATACGATGAGAAAGACGTGACAAAAGTGCTCAAGCCCGAAGCAGTGGAAATCCTCAAGGAATTGACCGCACGCATCGAAGCGGATGAAGAATACAGCCACGATTCACTGGAAGCAGTCTGCAAAGGTTTTCTTGAAGAAAAAGAACTCAAATTCAAGGCCATCGGTCAGCCTGTTCGTTTTGCTCTCTGCGGACGCACCCAGTCCCCCGGAGGACTCTACGATCTAATGCTCGTGCTGGGCAAAGACGAGACCATTGCACGCATGAACCGTGCTGTAACTTTGGTCTAA
- a CDS encoding DUF177 domain-containing protein: MSELWITLNDIPEEGQNFVFEDQNFWAEAWKQFKIDVKPGDALVSEVYVLPQDKGCLIRGGTKGSVTIACDRCTADYKHNISTEFEEYEQVAEDGDEEETPVVKTKEGLKLDIGALLWEHFVIALPIKPLCKENCKGLCAKCGADLNKGGCDCEKEEGDPRLAVFRNLKIKN, translated from the coding sequence ATGTCTGAACTCTGGATTACACTGAATGACATCCCCGAAGAGGGACAAAATTTCGTTTTCGAGGACCAGAATTTCTGGGCCGAAGCATGGAAACAATTTAAAATAGACGTCAAACCCGGCGATGCGCTGGTGTCTGAAGTCTATGTCCTTCCGCAGGATAAAGGATGCCTTATCAGAGGCGGAACCAAAGGTTCCGTCACAATTGCATGCGACAGATGTACGGCGGACTACAAGCACAATATTTCAACCGAATTCGAGGAGTACGAACAGGTTGCAGAAGATGGGGATGAAGAAGAAACCCCTGTCGTCAAAACCAAAGAAGGACTCAAACTCGACATCGGTGCCCTCCTCTGGGAGCATTTTGTAATAGCACTTCCGATCAAACCCCTGTGCAAGGAAAATTGTAAGGGGCTTTGCGCCAAGTGCGGAGCCGACCTGAACAAGGGCGGATGCGACTGCGAAAAAGAAGAGGGCGATCCAAGGCTTGCGGTTTTCCGCAATCTTAAGATAAAGAACTAA
- a CDS encoding HDOD domain-containing protein produces the protein MTDNISIPEEIMHRADTLMEDRFARTDRNLPVVATLFELGLSHVTRDLMENPDLYKPQADMSMPKEKFEPVDPIALMRKEIKLPSLPQVFIEMRQVINDPSSSASDLAKVISQDTALSAFLLRMVNSAFYSFPAQIDTISRAVAVIGTNQLSTLAMGTSVMDMFKGLPADIIDLELFWRHSFSCGIIASHLSKTFKQGTPEKCFVAGLLHDIGRPVMMMTLPDRAVAATAISRNKKALMFKAEQIVTGFDHAELGGMLLRKWNLPFSLVNAVLNHHNPAKASKSPEALYVYFANIIAKTMGIGGSGDFFIRNVNNERWEKHGLTPDKLRQLDSELTPILDEAFSILKNMNA, from the coding sequence ATGACTGATAACATCTCCATTCCAGAAGAAATCATGCACAGGGCCGACACATTGATGGAAGACCGTTTTGCCCGCACAGACCGGAACCTGCCTGTGGTGGCAACACTTTTTGAGCTGGGCCTCTCCCACGTGACCCGTGATCTGATGGAGAACCCGGATCTGTATAAACCGCAGGCCGACATGTCCATGCCTAAGGAAAAATTTGAGCCGGTAGATCCAATCGCGCTCATGCGGAAAGAAATCAAACTTCCCTCCCTGCCGCAGGTTTTCATTGAAATGCGCCAGGTAATCAATGACCCTTCAAGCTCGGCATCCGACCTTGCAAAGGTAATCTCGCAGGATACGGCCCTGTCCGCCTTTCTGCTTCGCATGGTGAACAGCGCTTTTTACAGTTTCCCCGCCCAGATTGATACCATTTCAAGAGCTGTGGCAGTCATCGGCACCAACCAGCTCTCCACGCTTGCGATGGGAACATCGGTTATGGATATGTTCAAAGGCCTGCCTGCGGATATCATCGATCTTGAACTTTTCTGGCGGCATAGTTTTTCCTGCGGAATCATTGCCAGCCATCTCTCCAAGACTTTTAAACAAGGAACCCCGGAAAAATGTTTTGTGGCCGGTCTGCTGCACGATATCGGCCGACCTGTAATGATGATGACCCTGCCGGATCGGGCCGTTGCCGCGACTGCAATTTCCCGCAACAAAAAAGCCCTGATGTTCAAAGCAGAACAAATTGTAACAGGCTTTGACCACGCTGAACTGGGAGGCATGCTTCTCCGTAAATGGAACCTGCCGTTTTCACTGGTAAATGCCGTATTAAATCACCACAACCCTGCCAAAGCTTCCAAGTCACCGGAAGCCCTTTACGTCTATTTTGCTAATATTATCGCTAAAACCATGGGCATCGGTGGAAGCGGAGATTTCTTCATCCGCAATGTTAATAACGAAAGATGGGAAAAACATGGCCTCACTCCCGATAAATTACGGCAACTGGACTCCGAACTGACCCCCATTCTGGACGAAGCATTTTCCATATTAAAAAACATGAACGCTTAA
- a CDS encoding TRAP transporter permease, with protein MADTTSPKPAVKKDSGGETLAIKRVIEGRTAKLLYATGIICSLFHLWVNTIGIMPEIQRNAVHYSFMLFIGFLQYPMLKRHARETLPIDYFLAILSFATGFYLVFFEDALHMRNEVPIMADLIAAGLAMVLLMEITRRTTGLLIPCLAAIFLAYGLGGGQYLNGLWHFPGVTVQRMLYRMYFAPDGIFGTIATISSTFVFLFVLFASFLIKSGAGEFIIQLAMATMGRTIGGPAKMAVFASGFMGSVSGSAVANTVGTGSITIPMMKKTGFPSKFAGAVEAAASTGGQLMPPIMGAGAFIMSQWTQIPYLTIVGVAFIPAIMYFVSVAFFVHLRAKKLGIKPIPEEDIPRIGEVMKKGWNFFIPIGALMGLLMYGFTPTFAACGGIAAIVVSSWLNPKTRMSGKDILDALAAGGQNMVTTGVILLCSGIVVGVVLMVGMGIKFSMLITMIAGNSLLLTIVMVALASLVLGMGLPVTASYIVLAVLAAPAMQMLGTSLLAAHMLIFWYSQDANVTPPVCLAAYSASGISGSKPLETGFESWKIAKGLYIIPLLFCYTPILFEGPLWQVAETVVCATAGLYCFAVFFEGFNTYALNIIQRALYLGAATMLVWPDMRLHAAGAALLIAMMLRERSVFKKQAFEAA; from the coding sequence ATGGCCGACACCACCTCCCCAAAGCCGGCAGTCAAAAAAGATTCAGGCGGGGAAACCCTTGCGATCAAACGTGTGATCGAAGGGCGTACCGCAAAGCTTTTATACGCCACGGGCATCATCTGTTCCCTGTTTCATCTCTGGGTCAATACCATCGGCATCATGCCGGAGATTCAGCGTAACGCTGTTCACTACTCATTCATGCTCTTCATCGGTTTCCTGCAATACCCAATGCTTAAACGGCATGCCCGTGAGACTCTGCCTATTGACTACTTTCTGGCAATCTTGTCGTTTGCCACCGGATTCTATCTGGTCTTCTTCGAAGATGCCCTGCACATGCGTAATGAAGTGCCGATCATGGCCGACCTTATTGCTGCAGGGCTGGCAATGGTTCTTTTGATGGAAATCACCAGACGGACAACAGGGCTGCTTATCCCCTGTCTGGCTGCTATCTTTCTGGCCTACGGACTGGGCGGGGGACAATATCTGAACGGACTTTGGCATTTCCCCGGTGTGACTGTACAGCGCATGCTCTACCGCATGTATTTTGCGCCGGACGGCATATTCGGAACCATTGCCACTATTTCGAGTACGTTTGTATTTCTGTTCGTGCTATTTGCCTCGTTCCTCATCAAATCGGGGGCCGGGGAATTCATTATCCAGCTGGCCATGGCAACGATGGGACGCACCATCGGCGGCCCGGCTAAAATGGCTGTTTTTGCATCCGGTTTTATGGGATCGGTTTCAGGAAGCGCGGTTGCAAACACCGTTGGAACCGGCTCCATTACCATCCCCATGATGAAAAAGACAGGGTTTCCCAGCAAATTTGCCGGTGCAGTAGAAGCTGCGGCTTCAACCGGCGGACAGCTCATGCCGCCCATTATGGGTGCCGGAGCATTCATCATGAGCCAGTGGACCCAGATTCCCTACCTGACCATTGTCGGCGTCGCCTTCATTCCGGCAATCATGTATTTTGTCAGCGTGGCCTTCTTTGTGCATTTGCGGGCCAAAAAGCTGGGCATCAAGCCGATTCCTGAAGAAGATATCCCACGCATAGGCGAAGTAATGAAGAAGGGCTGGAACTTCTTCATTCCCATCGGTGCACTCATGGGTCTGCTCATGTATGGATTCACCCCGACCTTTGCCGCCTGCGGCGGTATTGCTGCCATCGTGGTTTCCAGCTGGCTTAATCCCAAGACACGCATGTCCGGCAAAGATATCCTCGATGCCCTTGCTGCCGGCGGCCAGAACATGGTCACCACCGGGGTTATCCTGCTTTGCTCCGGCATCGTGGTCGGCGTTGTGCTCATGGTCGGTATGGGAATCAAGTTCTCCATGCTCATCACCATGATCGCAGGAAACAGCCTGCTGCTGACGATTGTCATGGTTGCGCTGGCATCACTCGTATTGGGCATGGGACTGCCTGTAACAGCCTCCTACATCGTTTTGGCTGTCCTTGCTGCCCCGGCTATGCAAATGCTCGGCACAAGCCTTCTAGCGGCCCATATGCTCATATTCTGGTATTCTCAGGACGCAAACGTTACCCCGCCGGTCTGTCTTGCAGCCTACAGTGCCTCGGGCATATCCGGTTCCAAACCGTTGGAAACCGGATTTGAGTCGTGGAAAATTGCCAAGGGACTGTACATAATCCCTCTTCTTTTCTGCTACACCCCGATCCTTTTCGAAGGTCCGCTCTGGCAGGTAGCTGAGACTGTAGTCTGCGCCACTGCCGGTTTGTACTGTTTCGCGGTCTTCTTCGAAGGTTTCAACACATATGCTCTGAATATCATCCAGCGGGCTCTCTATCTTGGTGCTGCCACAATGCTCGTCTGGCCTGACATGCGGCTGCATGCTGCCGGAGCTGCTTTACTGATCGCAATGATGCTGCGGGAACGCTCTGTGTTCAAAAAGCAGGCTTTTGAAGCAGCCTGA
- the rpmF gene encoding 50S ribosomal protein L32, whose protein sequence is MAQPKKKTSKSRRNMRRSHDHVATPNVVYCECGEPIIPHRACSSCGSYKGRQVINSEDA, encoded by the coding sequence ATGGCACAGCCGAAAAAGAAAACATCCAAATCCCGCAGAAACATGCGTCGTTCCCACGACCACGTAGCAACCCCCAACGTAGTATACTGCGAGTGCGGTGAACCTATCATCCCTCACAGAGCCTGCTCTTCTTGCGGTTCCTACAAAGGTCGTCAGGTAATCAATTCCGAAGATGCCTAG